One window of the Corynebacterium glutamicum ATCC 13032 genome contains the following:
- a CDS encoding CAP domain-containing protein, with protein sequence METLAAQARTLLEKWGVAPTHASFVESIAKAIPILSILLTLIVTVNGISSGNPVQPPALEQVRTDVVNKINYERNLKGLVSISPELELHTAAQTIAQRNADSDSEEKVPDPEGNLVVLQQNLPYANANADTIVDRFLNSPDHVKLLLANDYEAIGVGVAYKGDHAWIVVEFTVAPADSVESTE encoded by the coding sequence ATGGAAACCCTTGCAGCACAAGCGCGCACCCTGCTAGAAAAATGGGGCGTCGCGCCGACGCACGCATCTTTCGTCGAATCCATTGCAAAGGCCATCCCGATTCTGTCGATCCTGCTGACGCTGATTGTCACCGTGAATGGAATTTCAAGCGGAAATCCGGTCCAGCCACCAGCACTGGAACAGGTACGGACCGATGTAGTGAACAAGATCAACTACGAACGCAACCTAAAGGGCCTCGTCTCGATCAGCCCGGAGCTTGAATTACACACGGCAGCCCAAACAATTGCGCAGCGAAATGCAGACTCAGATTCCGAAGAAAAAGTACCGGATCCAGAGGGCAACCTGGTGGTTCTGCAACAGAATCTGCCCTATGCAAATGCCAACGCCGATACCATCGTTGATCGGTTCTTAAACTCTCCTGATCATGTCAAACTACTGCTTGCAAACGATTATGAAGCCATCGGAGTTGGTGTGGCCTACAAGGGTGATCATGCGTGGATAGTGGTGGAGTTCACTGTAGCTCCCGCTGATTCCGTAGAATCAACAGAGTGA
- a CDS encoding nicotinate phosphoribosyltransferase has translation MNTNPSEFSSNRSTALLTDKYELTMLQAALADGSAERPSTFEVFSRRLPNERRYGVVAGTARVLKAIRDFVFTEEQLADLDFLDDRTLEYLRNYRFTGQVDGYREGEIYFPQSPLLTVRGTFAECVILETVILSIMNADSAVASAAARMVTAADGRPIIEMGSRRTHEYSAVTASRAAYLAGFSTTSNLEAAYRYGIPASGTSAHAWTLLHINDDGTPNEAAAFKAQVESLGVDTTLLVDTYDITQGVATAIEVAGPDLGGVRIDSGDLGVLARKVRKQLDDLNAHNTKIVVSSDLDEFAIAGLRGEPVDVFGVGTSVVTGSGAPTAGLVYKIVEVAGHPVAKRSRNKESYGGGKKAVRTHRKSGTAIEEIVYPFNAEAPDTGKLDTLSLTIPLMRDGEIVPGLPTLEDSRAYLAKQLVSLPWEGLALSRDEPVLHTRFVGFPPAA, from the coding sequence GTGAATACCAATCCGTCTGAATTCTCCTCAAACCGTTCAACAGCTCTCCTTACTGATAAATATGAGCTGACCATGCTTCAAGCAGCGCTCGCTGATGGTTCTGCAGAACGCCCCTCAACGTTTGAGGTCTTTAGCCGCCGCCTCCCCAACGAGCGCCGATACGGTGTCGTCGCAGGAACAGCACGAGTGCTGAAGGCGATTCGTGACTTTGTATTCACAGAGGAACAACTCGCCGATCTTGACTTTTTAGACGACCGTACCCTGGAATACCTCCGCAACTACCGATTCACCGGCCAAGTTGATGGCTACCGCGAAGGCGAAATCTACTTCCCGCAGTCCCCTCTTCTGACTGTGCGTGGCACGTTTGCAGAATGCGTCATCCTAGAAACTGTCATTTTGTCCATCATGAATGCAGATTCTGCCGTCGCTTCCGCCGCTGCGCGCATGGTCACCGCAGCTGATGGTCGCCCCATCATCGAAATGGGATCCAGGCGCACCCACGAATACTCGGCAGTCACCGCATCCCGCGCAGCATACCTCGCTGGATTCTCCACCACCTCCAACCTCGAGGCGGCCTACCGCTACGGAATTCCAGCATCCGGAACCTCCGCCCACGCATGGACTTTGCTGCACATCAACGATGACGGCACCCCCAACGAAGCAGCAGCTTTCAAAGCACAGGTTGAATCCCTCGGCGTGGACACCACCTTGCTGGTAGATACTTATGACATCACCCAAGGTGTGGCCACCGCCATTGAAGTTGCAGGTCCAGACCTTGGTGGCGTACGTATCGACTCCGGCGACCTAGGTGTGCTTGCCCGAAAGGTCCGCAAGCAGCTCGACGATCTCAACGCCCACAACACCAAGATTGTGGTCTCCTCCGACCTGGATGAATTCGCCATCGCGGGTCTTCGCGGCGAACCAGTTGACGTCTTTGGCGTTGGCACCTCCGTTGTCACAGGTTCTGGCGCACCAACCGCTGGCCTCGTGTACAAGATCGTGGAAGTTGCCGGTCACCCTGTGGCCAAGCGTTCCCGAAACAAGGAAAGCTACGGTGGTGGCAAGAAGGCTGTGCGCACCCACCGCAAGTCCGGTACCGCAATCGAAGAAATCGTCTACCCATTCAATGCCGAAGCACCAGATACTGGAAAGCTCGACACTTTGAGCCTGACCATCCCATTGATGCGCGACGGTGAAATCGTTCCAGGTTTGCCTACTTTGGAAGATTCCCGAGCGTATTTGGCCAAGCAATTGGTCTCTTTACCATGGGAAGGCCTTGCACTGTCTCGCGATGAGCCTGTTTTGCACACTCGTTTCGTGGGTTTCCCGCCGGCCGCTTAG
- a CDS encoding ATP-dependent DNA helicase, whose amino-acid sequence MSAPESPTNTTPDPLNASTEELLTAAVEALGGARRAGQEAMAKAVTKAFDTERHLAVQAGTGTGKSLAYLVPSIRHAQKSDSTVIVSTATIALQRQLVNRDLPRLVDALEPLMERRPTFAIMKGRSNYLCMNKVARQEELNQEDALIEQEDISWLGKHIVRLNEWANETETGDRDDLDPGVPDLAWKQVSVTARECIGASRCPHGEDCFAEIARGKAKEADVVVTNHALLAIDALSDVSVLPEHDVVVIDEAHELDGRITAVASAEITVNSLNLAARRASKLDSDKREERVQEIAGDLETLLQTMQPGRWNDMDEGSKGTLVALKDALWALRAQIAGAPEGEAANDPERFAERQNLSNHLMEIHDANVRILEVFAEEDPSKQYDVVWHNHDDRRGDSLNVAPLSVAGLLHEKLFAENTVVLASATLTIGGNFNAMAASWGLPKGSWDSMDAGTPFDPAKSGILYTARHLPDPGRDGLPEETLDEIYELITAAGGRTLGLFSSKRAAEQATKAMRLRLPFDVLCQGDDNTAALVKKFSDSENTCLFGTLTLWQGVDVPGRSLSLVLIDRIPFPRPDDPLLQARKEAADAEGRNGFMEVAATHAALLMAQGAGRLLRHVGDRGVVAVLDHRLSTKRYGGFLRFSMPRFWETTNPETVRAALKRLVTK is encoded by the coding sequence ATGTCTGCGCCTGAATCACCCACAAATACCACCCCAGATCCGCTCAATGCTTCCACGGAAGAGTTGCTTACTGCTGCCGTTGAAGCGTTGGGCGGTGCCCGTCGTGCTGGACAGGAAGCAATGGCTAAGGCTGTGACCAAGGCTTTTGATACAGAGCGTCACTTGGCGGTGCAGGCGGGTACGGGTACGGGTAAGTCTTTGGCTTATCTTGTTCCGTCGATTCGTCATGCGCAGAAGTCTGATTCCACGGTCATTGTGTCTACTGCGACGATCGCGTTGCAGCGCCAGTTGGTCAATAGGGATCTCCCCCGCTTGGTGGATGCGTTGGAACCCTTGATGGAACGTCGCCCGACTTTTGCGATTATGAAGGGCCGTTCCAATTATTTGTGCATGAATAAGGTTGCCCGCCAGGAAGAGCTGAATCAGGAAGATGCCCTGATTGAGCAGGAGGATATCTCGTGGTTAGGTAAGCACATTGTGCGCCTTAATGAGTGGGCCAATGAGACTGAGACTGGCGATCGTGATGATTTGGATCCGGGTGTTCCTGATCTTGCGTGGAAGCAGGTAAGTGTTACTGCCCGTGAGTGCATTGGCGCGTCAAGGTGCCCGCATGGCGAGGATTGTTTCGCTGAGATTGCCCGCGGGAAGGCAAAGGAGGCTGATGTGGTGGTCACCAACCATGCGTTACTTGCTATTGATGCGTTGTCGGATGTTTCTGTGCTTCCTGAACATGATGTGGTGGTCATCGATGAGGCCCATGAGCTAGATGGTCGCATCACTGCTGTGGCGTCGGCTGAGATCACGGTGAATTCGCTCAATTTAGCTGCTCGCCGTGCGTCCAAGTTGGATTCCGATAAGCGGGAAGAACGCGTCCAGGAAATCGCTGGCGATTTGGAAACCTTGTTGCAAACCATGCAGCCGGGCCGGTGGAATGACATGGATGAGGGTTCCAAAGGCACACTGGTGGCATTGAAGGACGCGTTGTGGGCATTGCGTGCTCAGATCGCGGGAGCACCTGAGGGTGAGGCTGCGAATGATCCGGAGCGTTTCGCCGAGCGACAGAATTTAAGCAATCACTTGATGGAAATCCATGATGCCAACGTGCGCATTTTGGAGGTCTTCGCGGAGGAGGATCCCTCCAAGCAGTACGACGTGGTGTGGCATAACCACGATGATCGTCGCGGGGATTCCCTCAATGTGGCGCCGCTGTCGGTTGCAGGGCTGTTGCATGAGAAACTGTTCGCGGAAAACACCGTGGTTTTGGCCAGTGCGACGCTGACCATTGGTGGCAATTTCAACGCAATGGCTGCCAGCTGGGGTTTGCCGAAAGGGTCGTGGGATTCCATGGATGCCGGCACGCCGTTTGATCCAGCGAAGTCGGGTATTTTGTACACCGCTCGACACCTTCCGGACCCTGGCCGCGATGGGTTGCCGGAGGAAACGCTTGATGAAATCTACGAGTTGATCACTGCGGCGGGTGGCCGAACTTTGGGGCTCTTTTCGTCGAAACGCGCTGCGGAACAAGCCACCAAGGCGATGCGTCTGCGCCTGCCTTTTGATGTGCTCTGCCAGGGAGATGACAATACTGCCGCGCTGGTGAAGAAGTTTTCCGACAGCGAAAACACGTGCCTTTTTGGCACTCTCACGCTGTGGCAGGGCGTCGACGTCCCCGGCCGTTCGCTGTCGTTGGTGTTGATTGACCGCATCCCGTTCCCCCGCCCCGACGACCCGCTGCTGCAGGCCCGCAAGGAGGCCGCCGATGCCGAAGGCCGCAACGGTTTCATGGAGGTCGCAGCCACCCACGCGGCGTTGTTGATGGCGCAGGGCGCGGGCCGGTTGTTGCGGCACGTCGGCGACCGCGGCGTGGTAGCAGTGCTAGACCACCGCTTATCGACGAAACGTTACGGCGGTTTCCTGCGCTTCTCCATGCCCAGATTTTGGGAAACCACCAACCCAGAGACCGTACGCGCGGCACTCAAACGATTGGTGACTAAGTAA
- a CDS encoding aminoacyl-tRNA hydrolase, producing the protein MPKDSLLDAHLLLKARASDGPHSEDPSDPSTVQAMQIALHIPKQNPPRRTDVLEAAARSVVKLCLDERVSTDPDFRAALERWYGHLIRKVSRRARNAAWDRVQDLPGVTVEDDAAKVRAFLPSAVVDVPADIKKLQISGTELPLDEPNPINDEYPVIYIDESLKMTLGKAAAQVGHASMLLAAHQPFEWVEQWEAADFALHVREIPSEEFLRLIESPGAVPVRDGGFTEVAPNTVTVVAIP; encoded by the coding sequence ATGCCTAAAGATTCGCTTCTCGACGCCCACCTCCTCCTCAAGGCCCGGGCTAGCGACGGGCCACATAGCGAGGATCCTTCGGATCCTTCGACCGTTCAGGCAATGCAGATCGCGTTGCACATTCCGAAACAGAATCCGCCCCGGCGGACAGATGTGTTGGAAGCGGCGGCGAGGAGTGTGGTCAAGCTTTGCCTCGACGAACGAGTATCCACCGATCCTGATTTTCGGGCGGCCTTGGAACGTTGGTACGGACACTTGATTCGGAAGGTGTCACGTCGCGCTCGTAATGCGGCGTGGGATCGGGTGCAAGATTTACCCGGCGTGACTGTGGAAGATGATGCTGCAAAGGTTCGGGCATTTTTGCCCAGCGCAGTGGTGGATGTGCCTGCAGATATCAAAAAGCTGCAGATTTCCGGTACGGAATTGCCTCTCGATGAGCCGAATCCGATCAACGATGAATACCCCGTTATCTACATTGATGAATCGTTGAAGATGACGCTGGGAAAGGCCGCTGCGCAGGTAGGACACGCATCCATGTTGCTTGCCGCGCACCAACCGTTTGAGTGGGTGGAGCAGTGGGAAGCAGCGGATTTTGCGCTGCACGTCAGGGAGATTCCCTCGGAGGAGTTCCTGCGCCTTATCGAGTCTCCTGGTGCTGTTCCAGTTCGCGATGGCGGCTTTACTGAGGTTGCCCCCAACACCGTGACGGTTGTTGCAATTCCATAA
- the serB gene encoding phosphoserine phosphatase SerB, which translates to MTELIQNESQEIAELEAGQQVALREGYLPAVITVSGKDRPGVTAAFFRVLSANQVQVLDVEQSMFRGFLNLAAFVGIAPERVETVTTGLTDTLKVHGQSVVVELQETVQSSRPRSSHVVVVLGDPVDALDISRIGQTLADYDANIDTIRGISDYPVTGLELKVTVPDVSPGGGEAMRKALAALTSELNVDIAIERSGLLRRSKRLVCFDCDSTLITGEVIEMLAAHAGKEAEVAAVTERAMRGELDFEESLRERVKALAGLDASVIDEVAAAIELTPGARTTIRTLNRMGYQTAVVSGGFIQVLEGLAEELELDYVRANTLEIVDGKLTGNVTGKIVDRAAKAEFLREFAADSGLKMYQTVAVGDGANDIDMLSAAGLGVAFNAKPALKEIADTSVNHPFLDEVLHIMGISRDEIDLADQEDGTFHRVPLTNA; encoded by the coding sequence GTGACTGAACTCATCCAGAATGAATCCCAAGAAATCGCTGAGCTGGAAGCCGGCCAGCAGGTTGCATTGCGTGAAGGTTATCTTCCTGCGGTGATCACAGTGAGCGGTAAAGACCGCCCAGGTGTGACTGCCGCGTTCTTTAGGGTCTTGTCCGCTAATCAGGTTCAGGTCTTGGACGTTGAGCAGTCAATGTTCCGTGGCTTTTTGAACTTGGCGGCGTTTGTGGGTATCGCACCTGAGCGTGTCGAGACCGTCACCACAGGCCTGACTGACACCCTCAAGGTGCATGGACAGTCCGTGGTGGTGGAGCTGCAGGAAACTGTGCAGTCGTCCCGTCCTCGTTCTTCCCATGTTGTTGTGGTGTTGGGTGATCCGGTTGATGCGTTGGATATTTCCCGCATTGGTCAGACCCTGGCGGATTACGATGCCAACATTGACACCATTCGTGGTATTTCGGATTACCCTGTGACCGGCCTGGAGCTGAAGGTGACTGTGCCGGATGTCAGCCCTGGTGGTGGTGAAGCGATGCGTAAGGCGCTTGCTGCTCTTACCTCTGAGCTGAATGTGGATATTGCGATTGAGCGTTCTGGTTTGCTGCGTCGTTCTAAGCGTCTGGTGTGCTTCGATTGTGATTCCACGTTGATCACTGGTGAGGTCATTGAGATGCTGGCGGCTCACGCGGGCAAGGAAGCTGAAGTTGCGGCAGTTACTGAGCGTGCGATGCGCGGTGAGCTCGATTTCGAGGAGTCTCTGCGTGAGCGTGTGAAGGCGTTGGCTGGTTTGGATGCGTCGGTGATCGATGAGGTCGCTGCCGCTATTGAGCTGACCCCTGGTGCGCGCACCACGATCCGTACGCTGAACCGCATGGGTTACCAGACCGCTGTTGTTTCCGGTGGTTTCATCCAGGTGTTGGAAGGTTTGGCTGAGGAGTTGGAGTTGGATTATGTCCGCGCCAACACTTTGGAAATCGTTGATGGCAAGCTGACCGGCAACGTCACCGGAAAGATCGTTGACCGCGCTGCGAAGGCTGAGTTCCTCCGTGAGTTCGCTGCGGATTCTGGCCTGAAGATGTACCAGACTGTCGCTGTCGGTGATGGCGCTAATGACATCGATATGCTCTCCGCTGCGGGTCTGGGTGTTGCTTTCAACGCGAAGCCTGCGCTGAAGGAGATTGCGGATACTTCCGTGAACCACCCATTCCTCGACGAGGTTTTGCACATCATGGGCATTTCCCGCGACGAGATCGATCTGGCGGATCAGGAAGACGGCACTTTCCACCGCGTTCCATTGACCAATGCCTAA
- the ctaD gene encoding aa3-type cytochrome oxidase subunit I, translated as MTAVAPRVDGHVAPQRPEPTGHARKGSKAWLMMTTTDHKQLGIMYIIMSFSFFFLGGLMALLIRAELFTPGLQFLSNEQFNQLFTMHGTVMLLLYGTPIVWGFANYVLPLQIGAPDVAFPRLNAFGFWITTVGGVAMLTGFLTPGGAADFGWTMYSPLSDAIHSPGLGSDMWIVGVGATGIGSVASAINMLTTILCLRAPGMTMFRMPIFTWNIFVVSVLALLIFPLLLAAALGVLYDRKLGGHLYDPANGGSLLWQHLFWFFGHPEVYVLALPFFGIVSEIIPVFSRKPMFGYVGLIFATLSIGALSMAVWAHHMFVTGAVLLPFFSFMTFLISVPTGVKFFNWVGTMWKGHITWETPMIWSVGFMATFLFGGLTGIMLASPPLDFHLADSYFLIAHFHYTLFGTVVFASCAGVYFWFPKMTGRMMDERLGKIHFWLTFVGFHGTFLIQHWVGNMGMPRRYADYLDSDGFTIYNQISTVFSFLLGLSVIPFIWNVFKSWRYGELVTVDDPWGYGNSLEWATSCPPPRHNFASLPRIRSERPAFELHYPHMIERMRAEAHTGHHDDINAPELGTAPALASDSSR; from the coding sequence ATGACCGCTGTGGCGCCTAGGGTCGACGGGCACGTCGCCCCTCAGAGGCCCGAGCCGACAGGCCATGCACGCAAGGGCAGCAAAGCATGGTTAATGATGACCACCACCGACCACAAGCAGCTGGGCATTATGTACATCATTATGTCCTTCAGCTTCTTCTTCCTCGGTGGCTTGATGGCCCTGCTTATCCGAGCGGAGCTTTTCACCCCTGGTCTGCAGTTCCTGTCTAATGAGCAGTTCAACCAGCTGTTCACCATGCACGGAACTGTCATGCTGCTGCTGTACGGAACTCCAATTGTTTGGGGTTTTGCTAACTACGTCCTGCCACTTCAGATCGGTGCGCCTGACGTAGCTTTCCCACGTTTGAATGCTTTCGGCTTCTGGATCACCACCGTCGGTGGTGTCGCGATGCTGACCGGCTTCCTGACCCCGGGTGGTGCTGCCGACTTCGGTTGGACCATGTACTCCCCACTGTCTGACGCAATTCACTCCCCAGGCCTTGGCTCTGACATGTGGATTGTCGGTGTCGGTGCAACTGGTATTGGCTCCGTTGCTTCCGCAATTAACATGCTCACCACCATCCTCTGCCTCCGCGCACCTGGTATGACCATGTTCCGTATGCCTATTTTCACCTGGAATATCTTCGTTGTTTCCGTTCTTGCTCTGCTGATCTTCCCACTGCTGCTCGCTGCTGCACTGGGTGTTCTGTATGACCGCAAGCTTGGTGGACACCTGTACGATCCAGCTAACGGCGGCTCCCTCCTGTGGCAGCACCTGTTCTGGTTCTTCGGACACCCTGAGGTTTACGTTCTGGCGCTGCCGTTCTTCGGCATTGTTTCTGAGATCATTCCTGTGTTCTCCCGTAAGCCAATGTTCGGTTACGTCGGCCTGATCTTCGCAACCTTGTCCATTGGTGCACTGTCCATGGCTGTGTGGGCTCACCACATGTTCGTTACTGGCGCAGTTTTGCTTCCGTTCTTCTCCTTCATGACGTTCCTGATTTCGGTTCCTACCGGCGTTAAGTTCTTCAACTGGGTTGGAACCATGTGGAAGGGTCACATCACTTGGGAAACCCCAATGATCTGGTCTGTTGGCTTCATGGCTACCTTCCTCTTCGGTGGTCTGACCGGCATTATGCTGGCGTCCCCACCACTGGACTTCCACTTGGCTGACTCCTACTTCCTGATCGCGCACTTCCACTACACCCTCTTCGGTACCGTGGTGTTCGCATCGTGTGCAGGCGTTTACTTCTGGTTCCCGAAGATGACTGGCCGCATGATGGACGAGCGTCTTGGCAAGATCCACTTCTGGTTGACCTTCGTCGGTTTCCACGGAACCTTCCTCATCCAGCACTGGGTGGGCAACATGGGTATGCCACGTCGTTACGCTGACTACCTGGATTCTGATGGTTTCACCATCTACAACCAGATCTCCACCGTGTTCTCCTTCCTGCTTGGCCTGTCTGTCATTCCATTCATCTGGAACGTCTTCAAGTCCTGGCGCTACGGTGAGCTCGTTACCGTTGATGATCCTTGGGGTTACGGCAACTCCCTGGAGTGGGCAACCTCCTGCCCTCCTCCTCGCCACAACTTCGCATCCTTGCCTCGTATCCGCTCCGAGCGCCCTGCGTTCGAGCTGCACTACCCGCACATGATTGAACGCATGCGCGCAGAGGCACACACTGGACATCACGATGATATTAATGCTCCAGAATTGGGTACCGCCCCAGCCCTTGCATCTGACTCCAGCCGCTAA
- the nrdF gene encoding class 1b ribonucleoside-diphosphate reductase subunit beta: protein MAADSDLSVHDAYLKEHVAPVKAINWNSIPDSKDLEVWDRLTGNFWLPEKVPVSNDIKSWGTLNEVEKAATMRVFTGLTLLDTIQGTVGAISLLPDADSLHEEAVLTNIAFMESVHAKSYSNIFMTLASTAEINDAFRWSEENENLQRKAKIILSYYEGDDPLKRKIASVILESFLFYSGFYLPMYWSSHSKLTNTADVIRLIIRDEAVHGYYIGYKYQKAVAKETPERQEELKEYTFDLLYDLYDNETQYSEDLYDDLGWTEDVKRFLRYNANKALNNLGYEGLFPADETKVSPNILSALSPNADENHDFFSGSGSSYVIGKAENTEDDDWDF, encoded by the coding sequence ATGGCTGCTGATTCTGATCTCAGTGTTCACGATGCTTACTTAAAGGAGCATGTTGCACCTGTAAAGGCGATCAACTGGAACTCCATCCCAGATTCCAAAGATCTTGAAGTCTGGGATCGTCTGACCGGTAACTTCTGGCTCCCAGAAAAGGTCCCAGTATCCAACGACATCAAGAGCTGGGGAACCCTCAACGAGGTTGAAAAAGCCGCAACCATGCGCGTGTTCACCGGACTTACCCTGCTGGACACCATTCAGGGCACTGTCGGCGCAATCTCCCTGCTTCCAGACGCAGATTCACTGCACGAAGAAGCGGTGCTAACCAACATTGCGTTCATGGAATCCGTGCACGCAAAGAGTTACTCCAACATCTTCATGACTCTGGCCTCCACCGCGGAAATCAACGATGCGTTCCGTTGGTCTGAGGAAAATGAAAACCTGCAGCGCAAGGCAAAGATCATCCTGTCTTACTATGAGGGCGATGATCCACTAAAGCGCAAGATCGCCTCCGTGATCCTGGAGTCCTTCCTGTTCTACTCCGGCTTCTACCTCCCAATGTATTGGTCCAGCCACTCCAAGCTGACCAACACCGCCGACGTGATCCGCCTGATCATCCGCGATGAGGCAGTGCACGGCTACTACATTGGCTACAAGTATCAAAAGGCTGTCGCGAAGGAGACTCCAGAGCGTCAGGAAGAGCTGAAGGAGTACACCTTCGATCTGCTCTACGATCTTTACGATAACGAAACTCAGTACTCCGAAGATCTCTACGACGATCTTGGATGGACCGAGGATGTTAAGCGATTCCTTCGCTACAACGCCAACAAGGCCCTCAACAACCTTGGCTACGAAGGACTCTTCCCAGCGGATGAAACCAAGGTGTCCCCAAACATCTTGTCTGCGCTGTCACCAAACGCTGATGAGAACCACGACTTCTTCTCCGGCTCCGGTTCCTCTTACGTTATTGGTAAGGCAGAAAACACCGAGGATGATGACTGGGACTTCTAA
- a CDS encoding ferritin, which produces MTINEKIASAFNNQVTAELEASMVYLQLSYVLDDLGLTGMRDWMKAQSKEELEHAQKFAQHLLDRDYTPQIGDIAPPKLDVTSAIEAFEASLAHEQKISGLIRELAAIQDAEKDYDSRALIDWFLNEQIEEEATVGEIIDRLRIAGDSGSGILRIDGELGSR; this is translated from the coding sequence ATGACAATCAACGAGAAGATCGCATCAGCTTTCAACAACCAAGTGACTGCAGAGCTTGAAGCTTCAATGGTGTACCTTCAGCTCTCCTACGTTCTAGACGATCTGGGCCTCACCGGCATGCGCGACTGGATGAAGGCACAGAGCAAAGAAGAGCTCGAACACGCACAGAAGTTCGCTCAGCACCTTCTTGACCGTGACTACACCCCACAGATCGGTGACATTGCACCACCAAAGCTTGATGTCACCTCCGCTATCGAGGCTTTCGAGGCTTCCCTGGCACACGAGCAGAAGATCTCCGGCCTGATCCGCGAGCTCGCTGCCATCCAGGACGCTGAGAAGGACTACGATTCCCGCGCACTGATCGACTGGTTCCTCAACGAGCAGATCGAAGAAGAAGCAACCGTCGGCGAGATCATCGACCGCCTCCGTATCGCTGGTGATTCCGGTTCCGGAATCCTGCGCATCGACGGCGAACTCGGCTCCCGCTAA
- a CDS encoding FadR/GntR family transcriptional regulator: MTNPLGSAPTPAKPLLDSVLDELGQDIISGKVAVGDTFKLMDIGERFGISRTVAREAMRALEQLGLVASSRRIGITVLPQEEWAVFDKSIIRWRLNDEGQREGQLQSLTELRIAIEPIAARSVALHASTAELEKIRALATEMRQLGESGQGASQRFLEADVTFHELILRYCHNEMFAALIPSISAVLVGRTELGLQPDLPAHEALDNHDKLADALLNRDADAAETASRNILNEVRSALGTLN; this comes from the coding sequence ATGACTAATCCATTAGGTTCTGCCCCCACCCCAGCCAAGCCACTTCTTGACAGTGTTCTTGATGAGCTCGGTCAAGATATCATCAGTGGCAAGGTTGCTGTCGGAGATACCTTCAAGCTGATGGACATCGGCGAGCGTTTTGGCATTTCCCGCACAGTGGCACGCGAAGCGATGCGCGCTTTGGAGCAGCTCGGTCTTGTCGCTTCTTCACGTCGCATTGGCATTACTGTTTTGCCACAGGAAGAGTGGGCTGTTTTTGATAAGTCCATCATTCGCTGGCGTCTCAATGACGAAGGTCAGCGTGAAGGCCAGCTTCAGTCTCTTACCGAGCTTCGTATTGCTATTGAACCGATTGCCGCGCGCAGCGTTGCTCTTCACGCGTCAACCGCCGAGCTCGAGAAAATCCGCGCGCTCGCAACAGAGATGCGTCAGTTGGGTGAATCTGGTCAGGGTGCGTCCCAGCGCTTCCTCGAAGCGGACGTCACTTTCCACGAGCTCATCTTGCGTTATTGCCACAATGAGATGTTCGCTGCACTGATTCCGTCGATTAGCGCGGTTCTTGTCGGCCGCACCGAGCTCGGCCTGCAGCCTGATCTGCCGGCGCACGAGGCGCTAGACAACCACGATAAGCTTGCCGACGCCCTCCTTAACCGCGACGCCGACGCCGCAGAAACTGCGTCCCGAAACATCCTCAATGAGGTGCGCAGCGCGCTGGGCACGCTGAACTAA
- a CDS encoding metal-dependent transcriptional regulator: protein MTQWGNSNVVEDYLTALFRAEEWDEEPTTGKLAEVIGVTASTVSATLKKLNPEGFVNYRPYGDIELTPAGRDIAINVIRRRRIIETYLSEKLGLGAHELHGEADLLEHAVSPLVLEKMFQAVGYPTLDPHGDPIPTESGEMTINDGLMLLGLKAGASATVTRVRDGNPSVVRYLTGVGITVGTTVTVVEALSDIATLRLQIGEMFQDIPLAVANAVRVSR, encoded by the coding sequence TTGACGCAGTGGGGTAATTCGAATGTTGTGGAGGACTATCTCACAGCACTTTTCCGTGCAGAAGAATGGGATGAGGAACCAACAACAGGAAAACTCGCTGAAGTAATTGGAGTTACCGCATCAACGGTGTCGGCGACGCTCAAAAAACTCAACCCTGAGGGCTTCGTCAATTACCGTCCCTACGGGGACATCGAGCTGACGCCCGCAGGTCGAGACATCGCCATCAACGTGATCAGGCGGCGCCGGATCATTGAGACCTATCTGTCTGAGAAGCTTGGATTAGGCGCTCATGAACTACACGGCGAGGCAGATTTATTAGAGCACGCAGTGTCTCCACTGGTGTTGGAGAAGATGTTTCAGGCAGTGGGCTATCCAACGTTGGATCCTCACGGGGATCCCATCCCCACCGAATCTGGGGAGATGACCATCAATGATGGACTCATGCTTTTGGGACTAAAAGCTGGCGCATCTGCCACGGTTACACGTGTTAGGGACGGAAACCCATCAGTGGTTCGGTACCTCACTGGAGTGGGAATTACCGTGGGCACAACGGTCACGGTCGTTGAAGCTCTTAGCGATATTGCCACACTGCGCCTGCAGATCGGGGAAATGTTTCAAGACATTCCCCTTGCAGTGGCAAACGCAGTGCGCGTATCACGTTAG